One genomic window of Etheostoma spectabile isolate EspeVRDwgs_2016 chromosome 5, UIUC_Espe_1.0, whole genome shotgun sequence includes the following:
- the LOC116689855 gene encoding ATP-binding cassette sub-family B member 6, mitochondrial-like: MADVPVKSGGEGKRGVANVDIQHSSSPSSSSSLPSAWRGFGRKVTLLLPYVWPKGNAALQGLVLLCVGLLAAERLVNVLVPVYSKNIGKHVQTENLIGHPGLS; encoded by the exons ATGGCAgatgtccctgtgaagagtggAGGAGAAGGAAAACGTGGAGTCGCAAATGTGGAC aTCCAAcattcttcctctccctcctcctcttcttccttgcCGTCTGCGTGGCGAGGCTTTGGGAGGAAGGTGACGCTGTTGCTGCCCTACGTCTGGCCCAAAGGCAACGCAGCGCTGCAGGGACTCGTGCTGCTGTGTGTGGGCCTGCTGGCAGCAGAGCGACTGGTTAATGTGCTGGTGCCCGTTTACTCCAAGAACATTGGTAAGCACGTACAAACAGAGAACCTGATAGGACATCCTGGTCTTTCTTAG